Proteins from a single region of Hordeum vulgare subsp. vulgare chromosome 6H, MorexV3_pseudomolecules_assembly, whole genome shotgun sequence:
- the LOC123405953 gene encoding receptor-like protein 2: MQPLYFPYMKKFHMPSLGLTLVLLISLVSTTSSCSEQEKTSLLQLLVGLSQDGGLTALWRRDTNCCTWEGITCNKDSKVTDVSLPSQGLEGSISPFLGNLTGLLHLNLSRNSLSGGLPLELLSSQSIIVLDVSFNCLTGGPSELPSSSPARPLQVLNISSNLFTGRFPSNTWEAMKSLVALNASNNSFTGQISTTPCLNAPSFAVLELGYNQSSGSIPFGLSNCSMLTLLGADHNNLSGTLPHELFDVTSLEHLSLPNNRLEGELNGIIKLTNLVTLDLGGNGISGSVSESISALKRLEELHLDRNNMSGELPSAPSNCMHLITIDLKGNNFSGELTKVNFSNLPNLKKLDLLHNSFMGSVPESIYSCSKLTALRLSANRFHGQLSEKIGNLKSLSFLSLVNLSLTNITRTLQILKSSRSLTTLFIGRNFRHETMPDYDSIDGFQNLQVLSVFDCSLSGTIPGWLSKLPNLRMLLLHNNQLNGRIPDWISSLSFLFYLDISNNSFTGEIPSALTEMPMLESDKTATKVFFELPVYIFSPFIQYLMPSAFPKVLNLATNNFTGQIPENIGQLKALISLNLSSNRLSGKIPQQIGNLANLQMLDLSNNHLTGTIPARLNSLHFLSKFTISDNDLEGPTPTTGQLSTFPDSSFDGNPKLCGPMIVRHCDSTEACPVSIVSTKHIGSEVIFAIAFGVFFGVGVLYDQIVLARYFG, encoded by the coding sequence ATGCAGCCACTCTATTTCCCATACATGAAGAAATTTCACATGCCTTCCCTTGGCTTGACCCTCGTGCTGTTGATCTCCTTGGTGTCTACGACCAGCTCCTGCTCGGAGCAGGAGAAGACCTCCCTtcttcagctcctcgttgggcTCTCGCAGGACGGTGGACTCACGGCGTTGTGGCGGCGGGACACCAACTGCTGCACTTGGGAAGGGATCACCTGCAACAAAGATAGCAAGGTCACGGATGTTTCTCTACCTTCTCAAGGCCTTGAGGGCTCCATCTCACCGTTCCTTGGCAATCTCACCGGCCTGTTGCACCTCAACCTATCGCGCAACTCGCTGTCCGGTGGTTTGCCACTGGAATTGTTGTCATCCCAAAGTATCATCGTCCTTGATGTCAGTTTCAACTGCCTGACAGGAGGCCCGAGTGAACTGCCGTCTTCATCCCCTGCACGGCCTCTGCAGGTACTGAACATATCAAGCAACCTCTTTACAGGAAGGTTTCCATCTAATACATGGGAGGCGATGAAGAGCCTGGTTGCGCTCAATGCTAGCAACAACAGTTTTACTGGGCAGATATCAACAACGCCATGTCTTAACGCACCATCTTTTGCTGTCCTTGAACTCGGCTACAACCAATCCAGTGGCAGCATCCCTTTTGGGCTCAGTAATTGCTCCATGCTGACATTGCTCGGTGCCGACCATAACAATCTCAGTGGGACTCTTCCACATGAGCTCTTTGATGTTACCTCATTAGAACACCTCTCTTTACCTAACAATCGATTAGAAGGCGAACTCAATGGCATCATCAAGCTCACAAATCTGGTCACACTTGATCTTGGAGGAAATGGGATCAGCGGCAGTGTTTCAGAATCTATAAGTGCGCTGAAGAGATTGGAGGAGCTGCATTTGGATCGTAACAACATGTCAGGGGAGCTGCCATCAGCTCCGAgtaactgcatgcatctcataACAATTGACCTAAAGGGCAACAACTTCAGTGGAGAGCTTACCAAGGTCAACTTTTCAAACCTCCCAAATCTAAAAAAGCTAGATCTTCTGCACAACAGTTTCATGGGAAGTGTACCAGAAAGCATATACTCGTGCAGCAAGCTAACTGCACTACGGCTCTCTGCCAATCGTTTCCATGGCCAATTGTCAGAAAAGATAGGAAATCTGAAGTCTCTCTCGTTCCTCTCACTTGTTAATCTCTCACTTACAAATATCACAAGGACACTTCAGATCCTTAAGAGTTCCAGGAGTCTCACCACCCTTTTTATTGGGCGTAACTTCAGGCATGAGACCATGCCAGATTATGACAGCATTGATGGTTTTCAGAATCTTCAAGTTCTTTCTGTATTTGATTGTTCATTGTCTGGAACAATACCTGGTTGGCTATCAAAACTACCAAATTTGAGGATGTTACTTTTACACAATAATCAACTCAATGGACGAATACCTGACTGGATCAGCAGCCTAAGTTTTCTCTTCTATCTAGATATATCAAACAACAGCTTTACAGGAGAAATTCCTAGTGCcttaacggagatgccgatgttaGAATCAGATAAGACTGCAACAAAGGTCTTCTTTGAGCTGCCAGTCTATATTTTCAGTCCATTTATCCAATACCTCATGCCCAGCGCTTTTCCTAAAGTGCTTAATCTAGCCACCAATAATTTCACGGGTCAGATACCTGAGAATATTGGTCAGTTGAAAGCACTCATTTCTCTGAATTTGAGCTCCAACAGATTATCTGGAAAGATCCCACAACAGATTGGAAACCTCGCAAACCTGCAGATGCTTGACTTGTCCAACAATCATCTCACTGGTACAATTCCGGCCAGACTAAATAGTCTGCACTTTCTTTCCAAGTTCACCATTTCTGATAATGACCTTGAAGGCCCTACTCCAACCACGGGCCAACTTAGCACATTTCCAGATTCTAGTTTTGATGGGAACCCAAAATTGTGTGGTCCTATGATTGTAAGACATTGCGATTCAACAGAAGCATGTCCAGTCTCCATTGTCTCCACAAAACATATTGGCAGTGAGGTCATATTTGCGATCGCCTTTGGTGTTTTCTTTGGAGTAGGAGTGCTATATGATCAGATAGTCTTAGCAAGATATTTTGGCTAA